A genomic region of Arachis stenosperma cultivar V10309 chromosome 9, arast.V10309.gnm1.PFL2, whole genome shotgun sequence contains the following coding sequences:
- the LOC130948486 gene encoding uncharacterized protein LOC130948486, translating into MDWFSWLSKAGLDPSLVYEYGLLFSHNELEEEDIKYFNHEFLQSMGISIAKHRLEILKLVHRNKAATAATTKKYKTNNYPTILHVSRIMHAFKKTRRCLSSYLKTIIGCEDSTLAVVPIPRPCSSYGTTAKWKSAVLKRNNTKNQNNYHHHHHHHQERLLLTNGSPITSSTMVVPALPDGFYSSPMVYHFQKEEKMDAGDDDGYWSSAVQDFRWDSMFQDLKPN; encoded by the coding sequence ATGGATTGGTTCTCATGGCTTTCAAAAGCAGGCCTTGATCCTTCCCTAGTATATGAATACGGACTACTCTTTTCACACAACgagcttgaagaagaagacatcaAGTACTTCAACCACGAGTTCCTCCAGAGCATGGGGATCTCCATAGCCAAGCACAGGCTGGAGATCCTCAAGCTCGTTCATCGGAACAAGGCCGCCACGGCGGCAACCACGAAGAAGTACAAAACCAATAATTACCCTACGATACTCCATGTTTCAAGGATCATGCATGCattcaagaaaacaagaagGTGCTTGTCAAGTTACTTGAAAACAATTATTGGTTGCGAGGATTCCACGCTCGCCGTGGTTCCAATACCAAGGCCTTGTTCTTCGTATGGAACCACGGCGAAGTGGAAGAGCGCGGTGTTGAAGAGGAACAACACCAAGAATCAAAacaattatcatcatcatcatcatcaccaccaAGAGAGGCTGTTGCTTACAAATGGAAGCCCTATAACATCATCAACAATGGTGGTTCCTGCATTACCTGATGGATTCTATAGTAGTCCCATGGTTTACCATTTCCAGAAGGAAGAGAAGATGGACGCCGGCGACGACGACGGATATTGGTCTTCTGCGGTTCAAGATTTCAGGTGGGATAGTATGTTCCAAGATCTAAAGCCTAACTGA
- the LOC130948484 gene encoding mediator of RNA polymerase II transcription subunit 15a-like, with protein MDANNWRPNQGNEPTMDAIDWRSQLTLESRQRIVNKIMETLKKHLPVPGGPLVEVQNIAQRFEEKIYTAATSQTDYLRKISTKMLTIETKTQNTIAANNMPSNQAGPSNSPSDQGLVMQQHSINLPNQPQQRQQILSQNIQSSNASSQPNLPPVSSLAQTSSQNIGQNSNIQNMTGQNTVGSTIGQNSNVLDMFSGSQRQMTGRQQVVPQQQQQQPQNAQQYLYQQQFMKPKFQLQSQMHPQQQQNLLQTNQIQPSLMQSSPLSSLPQNQQSHNVQQSSQSMIQQTSQVMRHQQQQNSIIHQQQTPLTQPLMMPLQQQQQLHQLMGSQSNVTNMQHPQMLGPQNNVGDIQQQQRLLSQQNNLTNLQQLQQQQPLLNQQSNLANMNQQQLGNTVPGLRQQRLIGPESGNPGMQTRQHSAHMLQQTKVPLQQHSQQNGLLPSQAQQPRPQAAQQQLMPQINSQPSQSHLQLGSQQQPDPLQRDMQQGLQPSGSLIEQQNVLDHQKQIYQSQRAFPETSSSLDSPVQTVQPSGGDWQEEVYQKIKTMKESYLPELREIYQRVVVKYQQHESLHQQARPEQADKFGQFKVSLNRMMDFLQIPKNKIQPALKEKVGAYEKMIIGFIHNYRPRKGMSSTQLGQLPPPHTHPMSQPQSQVTQVQSHENQINSQLHQSNLPGSVATMPQNNITSLQHNSNSGLSAGQQNMMNSMQPGSNMDPGQGNSTNSLQQVPVSSLQQNPVSTPQQTNLNSMSLQGGMNVVQQNLNILQVGSNMLQHQQLKHQQDQKMLQNQQFKQYQHRQMMQRQQSLQQQQQQHQLHQPGKQQLSAMQTHQMAQLPQMNDINDIKFRQGMGAKPGVLQQHLTPGQHSTYSHQQLKQGAPFSAWSPQFFQVASPQIPQNSSPQVEQQNHAAASLTKVGTPLQSSNSPFVGPTPSPPLAPSPMPADSEKQVSGVSSVSNAASVGQQQAGAVGALTQSLAIGTPGISASPLLAEFSGLDGAQGNAAAPSGKSTVTEQPIERLTRLVKSMSSKALSAAVSDIASIVSMNDRIAGSAPGNGSRSSVGEDLVSMTNFHLQGRNLLTQDGPNGTKKMKRDTSAKPLNIVSSDGGLNDSTKHLSDSEASDMDSTATSSAKRPKIEVNHALMEEIREINNQLVDTVVNLTNEDINSTVAAEAAEGTLVKCSYTAMALSASLKSQYASAQSPVQPLRLFVPANYPSVPPIFLDKFPGECSKDDDDLSAKTKSRFSLCLRLTQPMSLREIARTWGDCARAVISEQAQKAGVGGTFSSNYGGWEDCLTFD; from the exons ATGGATGCAAACAATTGGAGACCTAATCAAGGCAATGAACCAACGATGGATGCAATTGATTGGAGATCTCAACTTACGCTTGAATCACGCCAAAGGATTGTCAACAAAAT AATGGAAACGTTAAAAAAACATCTTCCTGTCCCTGGTGGTCCATTAGTTGAAGTTCAGAACATTGCTCAAAGGTTCGAAGAGAAAATTTATACTGCAGCAACAAGCCAG ACAGATTATCTACGGAAAATATCTACGAAGATGCTCACAATTGAGACTAAAACCCAAAACACAATTGCTGCTAACAATATGCCATCAAATCAAGCTGGTCCTAGCAATAGCCCTTCAGATCAAG GACTAGTTATGCAGCAACATTCTATTAATTTGCCCAATCAGCCGCAGCAGCGACAACAGATTCTATCTCAAAACATTCAAAGCAGCAATGCTTCATCTCAACCTAACCTTCCACCTGTATCTAGTTTGGCCCAGACGAGCAGCCAAAATATTGGCCAGAATTCCAACATACAGAATATGACTGGGCAGAATACAGTGGGAAGCACAATTGGCCAGAATTCCAATGTTCTGGATATGTTTTCTGGATCTCAGAGACAGATGACAGGAAGGCAGCAGGTTGTTCctcaacaacaacagcaacagcCACAGAATGCGCAGCAGTATCTTTATCAGCAGCAGTTCATGAAGCCGAAGTTTCAGCTGCAATCTCAGATGCATCCACAACAGCAGCAAAACCTACTGCAAACAAATCAGATTCAACCTTCCTTGATGCAATCATCTCCTCTGTCTAGCCTTCCCCAGAATCAACAATCACATAATGTTCAGCAGTCATCTCAGTCCATGATTCAGCAAACTTCCCAAGTTATGAGGCATCAACAACAACAGAATTCTATTATTCATCAACAGCAAACACCTTTGACTCAACCGCTAATGATGCCTTTGCAGCAGCAACAGCAGCTGCATCAACTTATGGGATCACAGTCAAATGTAACAAACATGCAACATCCTCAGATGCTTGGGCCACAGAACAATGTTGGTGATATACAGCAACAACAGAGGTTGCTTTCACAACAGAACAATCTTACAAATTTGCAACAGCTGCAACAACAGCAACCGTTATTGAATCAGCAAAGTAACCTAGCAAATATGAATCAGCAGCAACTAGGAAATACTGTCCCTGGGTTACGGCAGCAACGGTTGATTGGACCTGAATCTGGCAACCCAGGCATGCAAACCAGGCAACACTCTGCACACATGCTGCAACAAACAAAGGTTCCATTGCAGCAGCATTCACAACAAAATGGACTGTTACCATCTCAAGCTCAGCAACCAAGGCCACAGGCAGCACAGCAGCAATTGATGCCTCAGATTAACTCTCAGCCATCACAGTCTCATCTGCAGTTGGGTTCACAGCAGCAGCCAGATCCCTTGCAGCGAGATATGCAACAAGGACTTCAACCATCAGGGTCCCTAATTGAACAGCAAAATGTTCTTGATCACCAGAAACAGATTTATCAATCTCAGAGAGCTTTTCCAGAAACATCAA GTTCTCTGGATTCTCCGGTGCAGACTGTTCAGCCAAGTGGGGGTGATTGGCAAGAAGAAGTGTACCAAAAG atcaaaaccatgaaagAGAGCTACTTGCCAGAGCTGCGTGAAATATATCAGAGGGTTGTTGTTAAATATCAGCAG CATGAATCTCTTCACCAACAAGCAAGGCCAGAACAAGCTGATAAGTTTGGGCAATTCAAAGTTAGCTTGAACAGGATGATGGATTTCCTACAGATACCCAAGAACAAAATTCAACCTGCTCTCAAGGAAAAAGTGGGAGCATATGAGAAGATGATCATAGGTTTCATACATAATTATAGGCCTAGGAAAGGTATGTCGTCAACACAACTTGGGCAGCTTCCTCCTCCACATACACACCCTATGTCACAGCCACAATCCCAAGTTACTCAAGTGCAGTCTcatgaaaatcaaataaattcTCAGTTACACCAATCAAATTTGCCAGGTTCTGTGGCTACAATGCCACAGAATAATATTACAAGCTTGCAGCATAATTCAAATTCTGGTTTGTCAGCCGGACAGCAGAACATGATGAATTCAATGCAACCTGGTTCCAATATGGATCCTGGACAAGGGAATTCTACAAACTCCCTTCAACAGGTTCCAGTGAGCTCCCTTCAACAGAACCCTGTTAGTACTCCCCAGCAGACTAACTTGAATTCCATGTCACTGCAAGGTGGCATGAATGTCGTCCAACAAAATTTGAATATCCTTCAGGTTGGTTCCAATATGCTTCAACACCAGCAACTGAAACATCAGCAGGATCAGAAAATGCTGCAAAATCAGCAATTCAAGCAATATCAGCATCGTCAAATGATGCAGAGGCAGCAGAGCCTTCAGCAACAACAGCAGCAGCATCAACTTCACCAGCCTGGAAAGCAACAATTGTCTGCAATGCAGACACATCAAATGGCGCAGCTTCCCCAGATGAACGATATAAATGATATCAAATTCAGACAAGGAATGGGTGCTAAGCCAGGGGTACTTCAGCAACATCTTACCCCGGGCCAACACTCAACTTATTCCCATCAGCAGTTGAAACAAGGGGCTCCATTTTCAGCTTGGTCACCCCAATTCTTCCAGGTTGCATCTCCTCAGATTCCACAAAACTCATCTCCCCAGGTTGAGCAGCAAAACCATGCTGCTGCATCTCTAACAAAAGTTGGAACTCCTCTTCAATCTTCTAACTCTCCTTTTGTGGGCCCCACTCCTTCACCTCCCTTGGCTCCATCTCCTATGCCAGCAGATTCTGAGAAGCAAGTTTCTGGTGTTTCATCAGTATCAAATGCTGCAAGTGTCGGACAACAACAGGCAGGGGCCGTAGGAGCACTGACTCAGTCCCTTGCCATTGGGACTCCTGGGATATCGGCCTCTCCTTTATTGGCAGAGTTCAGTGGTCTAGATGGTGCTCAAGGTAATGCTGCAGCTCCTTCTGGGAAGTCGACTGTTACAGAGCAGCCTATTGAACGCCTAACTAGATTG GTGAAATCGATGTCATCTAAAGCATTAAGTGCTGCTGTTAGTGATATTGCTTCCATTGTCAGCATGAATGATAGAATAGCAGGATCAGCTCCAGGCAATGGATCAAGATCTTCTGTTGGTGAGGACTTGGTTTCCATGACTAATTTTCATCTTCAGGGTAGAAATCTTCTTACCCAAGATGGTCCCAATGGAACTAAGAAAATGAAGCGTGACACCAGTGCCAAACCCTTGAATATTGTATCATCTGATGGTGGCTTGAATGATAGTACCAAGCATTTAAGTGATTCCGAGGCTTCTGATATGGATTCAACTGCAACATCTAGTGCCAAGAGGCCAAAGATTGAG GTTAATCATGCCCTTATGGAGGAAATAAGGGAGATCAATAACCAACTTGTTGACACAGTCGTAAACTTGACCAATGAAGACATTAATTCAACTGTAGCAGCAGAAGCTGCAGAAGGCACCTTGGTTAAGTGTTCTTACACTGCCATGGCTCTGAGTGCAAGCTTAAAATCCCAATATGCTTCAGCACAG TCACCAGTTCAACCCCTGCGCTTGTTTGTTCCAGCTAATTATCCTAGTGTTCCTCCTATTTTCCTAGACAAGTTTCCAGGTGAATGCAG TAAGGATGATGATGATCTTTCGGCAAAGACAAAATCTAGGTTTAGCTTATGTTTACGTTTAACGCAACCTATGTCCCTTAGGGAGATAGCAAGGACTTGGGGTGACTGTGCTCGCGCTGTTATTTCCGAACAGGCACAAAAGGCTGGTGTAGGAGGAACCTTCAGCTCAAACTATGGGGGTTGGGAGGATTGCTTGACCTTTGATTGA